In Columba livia isolate bColLiv1 breed racing homer chromosome 8, bColLiv1.pat.W.v2, whole genome shotgun sequence, a single genomic region encodes these proteins:
- the EEIG2 gene encoding EEIG family member 2 isoform X1, whose protein sequence is MGAERGGRRGAELPRGAERTGGRPPGSPRPMAFIMMKKKKFKFRVELELDELSSVPFVNGILFCKVRLLDGGSFSGESSREVVQANCVRWKKKFLFMCKISASATTGILDPCVCRVSVRKELKGGKAYAKLGFADLNLAEFAGSGNTTRRCLLEGYDTKNTRQDNSILKVLINMQLMSGDPCFKMPPSTAMSIAIPGESESLHEDRKGGENLKVVHLGIADVSSKSASVPDNLGACGHSRTSSYASQQSKLSGYSTCHSRSSSLSELCHRRNPSVGSTSTGTGSILEPCEEAEPKVTEASIDTSVKDAPSEKLCRHPVKQDSVESQLKRVDATRVDANDIVEKILQSQDFSLDSSAEEEGLRLFVGPGGSTSFGSHHLPNRAGSGAYEQVVIKR, encoded by the exons atgggagcggagcggggcggccggCGCGGAGCGGAGCTGCCGCGCGGCGCTGAGCGGACAGGGGGGCGGCCCCCGGGGAGCCCCCGGCCCATGGCCTTCATCatgatgaagaagaagaagttcAAGTTCCGcgtggagctggagctggacgAGCTCTCCTCCGTGCCCTTCGTCAACGGCATCCTCTTCTGCAAGGTGCGGCTGCTGGACGGGGGCAGCTTCAGCGGGGAGTCCTCCCG GGAGGTGGTACAGGCAAACTGTGTCCGCTGGAAGAAAAAGTTCTTATTTATGTGTAAAATCAGTGCCAGTGCCACAACAGGGATTCTGGATCCTTGCGTTTGCAGAGTGTCTGTACGGAAG gAGTTAAAAGGGGGAAAGGCATATGCAAAG TTGGGATTTGCAGATCTAAATCTAGCGGAGTTTGCTGGATCGGGAAATACCACTCGTCGCTGCTTACTGGAAGGTTATGATACCAAAAATACAAGACAGGATAACTCCATTCTCAAA GTTTTGATCAACATGCAGCTAATGTCTGGCGACCCATGCTTTAAAAT GCCGCCTTCCACGGCAATGTCGATTGCAATTCCTGGGGAATCAGAATCTTTGCATGAAGACAGGAAAGGTGGAGAAAACTTAAAAGTGGTACATTTGGGCATAGCAG ATGTCTCATCAAAGAGTGCCTCAGTCCCAGACAACCTTGGTGCATGTGGACATTCCAGAACATCAAGCTATGCAAGTCAGCAGTCAAAATTGTCAG GATATAGCACATGTCACTCCAGGTCATCCAGTTTGTCTGAGCTCTGCCACAGGAGAAACCCCTCAGTGGGCAGCACCTCCACAGGAACTGGGAGTATTCTAGAGCCATGTGAAGAGGCTGAGCCAAAAGTAACTGAAGCTAGTATTGATACATCTGTTAAAGATGCACCATCAGAAAAGCTCTGCCG acaTCCTGTGAAGCAAGACTCTGTGGAGTCACAGCTGAAGAGGGTTGATGCTACCAGAGTTGATGCTAATGATATAGTTGAAAAAATACTCCAGAGTCAAGACTTCAGTTTAGACTCAAGTGCAGAAG AAGAAGGTTTAAGATTATTTGTGGGACCTGGTGGAAGCACTTCTTTTGGAAGCCATCATTTACCTAACAG
- the EEIG2 gene encoding EEIG family member 2 isoform X2, giving the protein MGAERGGRRGAELPRGAERTGGRPPGSPRPMAFIMMKKKKFKFRVELELDELSSVPFVNGILFCKVRLLDGGSFSGESSREVVQANCVRWKKKFLFMCKISASATTGILDPCVCRVSVRKELKGGKAYAKLGFADLNLAEFAGSGNTTRRCLLEGYDTKNTRQDNSILKVLINMQLMSGDPCFKMPPSTAMSIAIPGESESLHEDRKGGENLKVVHLGIADVSSKSASVPDNLGACGHSRTSSYASQQSKLSGYSTCHSRSSSLSELCHRRNPSVGSTSTGTGSILEPCEEAEPKVTEASIDTSVKDAPSEKLCRHPVKQDSVESQLKRVDATRVDANDIVEKILQSQDFSLDSSAEEEGLRLFVGPGGSTSFGSHHLPNRIWSI; this is encoded by the exons atgggagcggagcggggcggccggCGCGGAGCGGAGCTGCCGCGCGGCGCTGAGCGGACAGGGGGGCGGCCCCCGGGGAGCCCCCGGCCCATGGCCTTCATCatgatgaagaagaagaagttcAAGTTCCGcgtggagctggagctggacgAGCTCTCCTCCGTGCCCTTCGTCAACGGCATCCTCTTCTGCAAGGTGCGGCTGCTGGACGGGGGCAGCTTCAGCGGGGAGTCCTCCCG GGAGGTGGTACAGGCAAACTGTGTCCGCTGGAAGAAAAAGTTCTTATTTATGTGTAAAATCAGTGCCAGTGCCACAACAGGGATTCTGGATCCTTGCGTTTGCAGAGTGTCTGTACGGAAG gAGTTAAAAGGGGGAAAGGCATATGCAAAG TTGGGATTTGCAGATCTAAATCTAGCGGAGTTTGCTGGATCGGGAAATACCACTCGTCGCTGCTTACTGGAAGGTTATGATACCAAAAATACAAGACAGGATAACTCCATTCTCAAA GTTTTGATCAACATGCAGCTAATGTCTGGCGACCCATGCTTTAAAAT GCCGCCTTCCACGGCAATGTCGATTGCAATTCCTGGGGAATCAGAATCTTTGCATGAAGACAGGAAAGGTGGAGAAAACTTAAAAGTGGTACATTTGGGCATAGCAG ATGTCTCATCAAAGAGTGCCTCAGTCCCAGACAACCTTGGTGCATGTGGACATTCCAGAACATCAAGCTATGCAAGTCAGCAGTCAAAATTGTCAG GATATAGCACATGTCACTCCAGGTCATCCAGTTTGTCTGAGCTCTGCCACAGGAGAAACCCCTCAGTGGGCAGCACCTCCACAGGAACTGGGAGTATTCTAGAGCCATGTGAAGAGGCTGAGCCAAAAGTAACTGAAGCTAGTATTGATACATCTGTTAAAGATGCACCATCAGAAAAGCTCTGCCG acaTCCTGTGAAGCAAGACTCTGTGGAGTCACAGCTGAAGAGGGTTGATGCTACCAGAGTTGATGCTAATGATATAGTTGAAAAAATACTCCAGAGTCAAGACTTCAGTTTAGACTCAAGTGCAGAAG AAGAAGGTTTAAGATTATTTGTGGGACCTGGTGGAAGCACTTCTTTTGGAAGCCATCATTTACCTAACAG